From the Cucumis sativus cultivar 9930 chromosome 5, Cucumber_9930_V3, whole genome shotgun sequence genome, the window TCTTTGGCTCAATTCGGCTATAGGAGTGTGGTAGACTACGTCAAAGAATTTCGggacaatttaatttaatatttatttaagttagttaatttagtttagttagtatttttagaattaattaatgatatttctTTGTAAAGTAGGGAATTAGTGAAGGTTGTAATTAGAAAGTTTTGattatgtttgaaatagaAGAACGTTGTTGTTTAAGAGAAAGGATGAGTTGTATAGAaagaattttcctttttggatCATAAATTTGAGAGACCTAaatattgaactaaaatgggAGAAATTAGAGCGTAGAACCCTAAATAAAGGTAGAGTGGAATGTCGCCGGCGCCGGTAGGAAAAAGTGTCCGTTCCTCTTAGTAATCGCCGCCTTAGGAATGGATGGGAACTGGAGGacttgaagagaaaaagaaaaaaataaatagataaaaatatttggaaatataataattataaccataaataataatgataataatccctaaaatatttaaatatatgaaataggAATAAATGGGTTCTCCTTCTTAAGCGTTTACCTCCTCCTCTGCttcaaatctctctctctctctctctctctctcttattcctctcatctctctcctCCTCTTATCAGAACCAAATTGTCGTCGGTCATCCTCAAAACTCGACCCTCCTCCCATTTGACGAAGACCCATTTCTCCAATTTCTCCAAATTTCcccctttttctctctctttcaactATATCCCCATTTCCCCTGTTCCAATTTTCTTGCCCTCCATGGAGTTCTGTTTTCAGATCCATGGAAACCCCACCTTCATTCCTCTGTAATGTGTCTCTTTCTCGTTTCATCTTTGTAGATTTGACTTTCAGATCCATGTTCTAGTGTACCTAATCGGAGCTACGACCTAAGCCTTTCAGAAATCACCGCACCACGATCCAGACCGACAGCCGAAATGAAGGGTTCGAGTCGTTTTTTCACGATCGGGCTTGTAACTTCGTGGTACTCCTCCAACATTGGTGTTCTTTTGTTGAACAAGTATTTGCTGAGCAACTATGGGTTCAAGTACCCGATCTTCTTGACCATGTGCCATATGACGGCTTGCTCTTTGCTTAGCTATGTTGCGATTGCTTGGTTGAAGATGGTTCCGATGCAGACGATTCGATCTCGGATCCAATTTTTGAAGATTGCTGCTCTTAGCTTTGTCTTCTGTATTTCTGTTGTCTTTGGTAACATATCTCTTAGGTATTTGCCTGTTTCCTTCAACCAAGCTGTTGGGGCCACCACGCCTTTCTTTACGGCGGTTTTTGCTTACCTTATGACGATGAAGAGGGAAGCTTGGCTCACTTACGTTACTCTCATCCCTGTTGTTACTGGGGTCATTATTGCTAGTGGGGTAACAAGAACAAACAccttctacttttttttcccaatCCAAATTGCTGTGATCTTTGACATGGATATTTGCTTGATTATTGGCTCTTGTTGTTGATTGCTGTTTCGGATTATAATGCCTCCTGTTTTGGTATTTTCTAATTGTTTGAACAACTTTTGCAgcgattttttttattttttccatgattgaaaataattagCTTGGGTTAGTGCCTGATCTGGGGTTAGGAAAGTTTTTTAGATATTCATGAGAGTATATGGCCAATACGGTTTGAGGCATTGTGATTCTTGTAAGGGTTGTTTGGGCGTATTTCGAGTTGGAATGAATAGTACCTTGATgctttttagaataaaaatacttGAGAaaagcattttctttttgcttatTTTCACTTATTCTCTGTTTTAGAATGTAAGAtgttatttttccttttataacCATTAATTTATGCATAGCCATTTTAAGTATACTTCAACTTTACCACTTCCAAGTTAAAGTTGtatgttattttcttaaaccaagtttgaaacaaatatagaaagcTAGTTTCGAGGATATGCTGCATCCCAAACAGCCCacttaagtttttttcttcacattcTTTACTCTAATGTGGAATTTGTAGATGtttcaaaacatatatgtGAGTGAGGAAGGCAAGCTCGTTAGCAGTTACTACTGTCTTGACCGTGGATGGTTCTCAAATATATCCACGAAAACTTGGAGAATATTGCCACCAACCTAATTCGTCTTGTAAACTACTAAGATCTTCTCttaacttctttctttcttctggTACTGGGAGGAGGGAGGGTAGAAAATGGAGGTAGATAAGTTAGCTGTGGTTCTAGTCGTGCTTGAATGATTGTTGCCTTTAGAAAATTGCTTGTCAAAATAAATGTTGTTTCTCTACTTTCCATCTTTGTGTTACTGATTCTTTGTTTTGTCAATTGACATCAGGGTGAACCGAGTTTCCATCTGTTTGGATTTATAATATGTGTTGCAGCTACAGCTGCAAGGGCACTCAAATCAGTACTGCAAGGCATTTTGCTTTCTTCTGAAGGGTAAGGAGCTTCTTGTTGCCTTTATTAGTAATTTAATCTTCATTGGGagaaaatttttttaattgatttaaaaactgCAAATGAGAGTTTAGGCATTTATCTTTTTCAGAGAGAAGCTGAATTCCATGAATCTTCTTCTGTACATGGCTCCAATAGCCGTTGTCTTTCTGCTGCCTGCAGCACTTTTTATGGAAGAAAACGTGGTTGGTATCACTCTGGCTCTTGCTCGAGATGATAAAAAGATCATCTGGTATCTGCTATTCAACTCTTCACTTGCCTATTTTGTAAACTTGACCAACTTTTTGGTTACCAAGCACACCAGTGCATTGACACTTCAGGTATGCCTCCTTTCTTCATCGATGACTATTTTTGTCATATCCATCCTTCTCCATGTTCTCTTTTTATGATTCATCCTATATTCTGCAATCATTCCAATGATGATGTTTATGCCCCTAGCGAAGTCTTCTCTTTCATCCTCTTCTGAAAGTTGTCCTCCTTTTATAACTACATAttgtttttctgtttctgtttgAAAGTTCCCAACAATTATCATGAAATGATCACTACCCTTGGAAGAATTACCATCTGTTTACTTTCTACAACCCAAGTTtggtttttatcttttcttttaaagctCCCCCAACAAATACTTGTTTTCAGAGAGTTGAGACATTAGCATGATCAAAcatggtgtttttttttttttttttttttttttttgagaatttGTTGGATACCGTAATAATATTTGTCAAGGCATCCCTTAACTGTTCCTGTTTCGAGTGTTGATAGCCTTATTGCACTTCGCTTCCTTTCTATACATCTCACTGTTAGAACAAGGACTTTCTTTCTTGCATTTGTGCTTCTTATCCATGCTCCATCTTCTCTTATAACTCTAAGCCTGAGATAATTCATGAGCTATGCCTTCTTTCAGGTGCTTGGAAACGCAAAGGGTGCTGTTGCGGTGGTGATTTCGATTTTGATTTTCAGAAATCCAGTCTCTGTCACTGGAATGCTTGGTTACGCCCTCACGGTTATGGGAGTCATCCTCTACAGtgaatcaaagaaaagaagcaaATGAGAAGAATGCAATTGAGGTGCATTTTCCTACTATAGTTTTCTTTTGCACGGTGGCAGCAGTCGTCGAGTACCAGAGGCAGCAGCGGATGTAGATCGACCATTGACTATATAGCCTCCAAATTCTTTCTCCCTTCTCCCCCACTGAAAAAGCTTATTAGCTTAGGCATTGGTTTATATTTGTATCATCCTCACAAGATCTGtcacaaaatagaaattttaataagGAAGAATTATGGGGTAAAGTTTTACTTCTTTAGAAAAGGGATTAATAGAATTGTTTATTACATAAAACTCGACTGTTATTGTCACTCCTTGATCAATTAAGGGGGAAAAACAACCTTGTCTTTTACCATTTTGGtacattatttttgttaattcaaAGTTATACTGAACTTTGTTTGAGggtcatttttgtttgtttggaagaaaatacactggaaagaaagagaacaaaTTTACTTGTCATTTCTCCTTCCATGGTCAGGATTTGAGAATCCCGACTCCAAAATATTATCTGAATGAAGATTCTTACAAAATATTCCAATCATATATAGCCATGGCTTCTTGCTTGCAATTCACAAAATCACTCCTAACCAACAGGAGTTAAAAAGTGGCTAATATTTCCTATTTACTAATCGACTTCTCATGAAAACTCATCACTCAAGTTCCATTGTTTCAATCTTCGGTTCTTTGGGAGTATTGGTTTCCTCTCGTGCTTTGCTTTTGACTGGTGAATTCTGTACTTCATCATTGATTACAAATACAGACTTGTCTTTATCCTTGATCTCAATCACAGACCCTTCGTCTTCTTCAGACTTCATCTCTGATTCAGGGTTAGGCTCAAAATTTGGCTTCAAATCTGCTTTGGGTTTTGCCTTTGCTGTATGTTTGGGCTCTGTCTCTGGTTTGCTAATTGTTGCagcttcatcttcttcttcgatCTTAGGAGCCAAGTAGTATCTTATATAACCCATGCCTTCAATTCTGTATTCAACCACTACAGGCAGATCTGAAGACATGCTAATAGTCACCTGGTTTGCTAGAGGGGTTGCCTTTGTAAAAGAGTTGAGGTACCTCAGCGCAAAGGTTAAGCTAACTGGCTCTTCCATCTCTATCATTACAGCTTCTTCAGGCTGTACGATTTCAACCCACAAAGAAAGAAGCCATCAAAACAAAGCAATTGCTCGACAGAACATAGCCAATAACATTGCTAATAACAATAGATTGAAATGTTTGAAATCACTTTTGCGGTTGAAAAACAGTTCGAAAGCTTCAAGGTTGTTTTTAGTGTGTTTTGAAGGAAAAACCTTGAGCGCGGCATTTGTTCCCATATATATGACCAACAGCTGGGCGACATTTTTAGCTTATAGAACAAAACATAGCTCATATCATTgccaaaattgatttaaaggATTGACCTATTTGTATCACATTTTTCTCAGGcttaaaatcattaaaaatcaaatattaaattgaatttaaatttgcGGTTGTTTCATAAGTGATTTTGAGGAAAATACCTTGTCAACTGTGGTATTTCGTCTACAAACTATGTTTGCAGTACCGATATCGCCTCTAGTTGAGAATTGAACTCCTTCCTTGGACACAGAGATCAAAACTGGAACAAAACGATAATTCACTAGGCTTTGCAAGGTAGAATAATActaaaaaaggaaaccaaaaaTGATTCAGACTGATTACCAGTATCGCCAATGGAGCTAAGATCCTTACAAATCCTGGCAAACTCAACCGCTGGCATTTTAACAATAGACTGGTATTCAGCATCAGGAATTCCAAGATGCTCACTATCAATATCCATCAGCTTCATCTCAAAATCAGCTATCTTATCTTGCGCTAAAGGGCgaaacgaagaagaagaagaagtcaGAATAAGATTATTGCTTATCATTGACAGAATCTAGAACCCTACTTAACCAACCAGTAGAAAACCATTTGAACATAAACTATCCGTAGGCATTTGTTAGTTACAACATAAGAgtaagaaaagagagaagaaaatgaaaaaaagttaagtAGCTCACAAGGATTTTCAAACATGAAGGTGACGGAATCGCTACCATCATCAGCCTTAAGAGTAACAATATCGTCGTTACCAGCGCAACGGAGCATCTTAGCCAT encodes:
- the LOC105435463 gene encoding probable sugar phosphate/phosphate translocator At3g11320 produces the protein MKGSSRFFTIGLVTSWYSSNIGVLLLNKYLLSNYGFKYPIFLTMCHMTACSLLSYVAIAWLKMVPMQTIRSRIQFLKIAALSFVFCISVVFGNISLRYLPVSFNQAVGATTPFFTAVFAYLMTMKREAWLTYVTLIPVVTGVIIASGGEPSFHLFGFIICVAATAARALKSVLQGILLSSEGEKLNSMNLLLYMAPIAVVFLLPAALFMEENVVGITLALARDDKKIIWYLLFNSSLAYFVNLTNFLVTKHTSALTLQVLGNAKGAVAVVISILIFRNPVSVTGMLGYALTVMGVILYSESKKRSK
- the LOC101213310 gene encoding proliferating cell nuclear antigen, which codes for MLELRLVQGSLLKKVLEALKDLVNDANFDCSSSGFSLQAMDSSHVALVSLLLRSESFEHYRCDRTMSMGMNLNNMAKMLRCAGNDDIVTLKADDGSDSVTFMFENPSQDKIADFEMKLMDIDSEHLGIPDAEYQSIVKMPAVEFARICKDLSSIGDTVLISVSKEGVQFSTRGDIGTANIVCRRNTTVDKPEEAVMIEMEEPVSLTFALRYLNSFTKATPLANQVTISMSSDLPVVVEYRIEGMGYIRYYLAPKIEEEDEAATISKPETEPKHTAKAKPKADLKPNFEPNPESEMKSEEDEGSVIEIKDKDKSVFVINDEVQNSPVKSKAREETNTPKEPKIETMELE